Proteins encoded by one window of Haematobia irritans isolate KBUSLIRL chromosome 2, ASM5000362v1, whole genome shotgun sequence:
- the LOC142224746 gene encoding uncharacterized protein LOC142224746, giving the protein MRILANYTTGINICHINTQSLNNKINEFRILFEHSGIDAVCVSETWFHPDCNDETYKLNGYRLFRADRQTNGGGVAIYLRDTLRCNLIDSSESFQIHEHLFLEVLCNDTKILLGCIYRPNRQVSIEPIISKLESISVEYSDIVITGDFNSNVLLEKNLVDAMETLNLNLVNSCNPTHFSTTVNTLLDLVFVNNNERVLHYDQLSGSGFSKHDIIFLSYDCSITSQINTYTYRDFKRINISALEFVSYDINVDELNEKFVNLPIPEIEDNITVQQPLNIDAEQILTFYNVEEEDVLRALISIKSNATGYDDINPKFVKLIAPQILRPLTHVINFTITTSTFPNIWKCSKVIPIEKALKEFRPISILPFLSKVFEKLIHEQIYTHLQNRKLLSNSQSGFRSNHSCLTALVDVSESLRYSLDNNEVSVLILLDHSKAFDSVHYPTLCRKLSDMFAFSDTATRLIASYLKDRQQFTVHQGQSSSSLPLKRGVPQGSILGPLLYTMYSNDLPNVIQHFLLSQHDSPYFDPL; this is encoded by the exons ATGAGAATTCTGGCAAATTATACAACGGGCATAAATATTTGTCATATTAATACACAAAGTTTAAATAACAAAATCAATGAATTTCGTATACTTTTTGAACATTCAGGGATAGATGCAGTATGCGTTTCTGAAACTTGGTTTCATCCTGACTGCAATGATGAAACATACAAACTAAATGGATACAGACTTTTTAGAGCTGACCGGCAAACTAACGGAGGGGGAGTTGCTATATATCTTCGAGATACACTAAGATGTAATTTGATAGATTCATCCGAAAGCTTTCAAATTCATGAGCACTTATTTCTGGAAGTGTTATGCAATgacaccaaaattttacttggatgCATCTATAGGCCAAATCGCCAAGTTTCTATTGAgccaattatttcaaaattggaaTCCATATCGGTTGAATACAGTGACATAGTTATAACAGGAGACTTCAACAGTAATGTACTTCTTGAAAAAAATCTAGTTGATGCAATGGAaactttgaatttgaatttggtcAATTCCTGTAATCCAACACATTTCTCTACCACAGTTAATACCTTACTGGACCTGGTATTTGTGAACAACAATGAGAGAGTCCTCCACTATGATCAACTGAGTGGATCAGGTTTCTCAAAACATGATATTATATTTCTTTCATATGACTGCTCAATAACATCACAAATCAATACATATACATATCGTGACTTTAAGAGAATCAACATCTCAGCTTTGGAAT TTGTTAGTTATGATATCAATGTTGATGAACTGaacgaaaaatttgttaatctgCCAATTCCGGAAATCGAGGATAATATAACCGTGCAGCAGCCTCTAAATATCGATGCAGAGcagattttaactttttataatgTGGAGGAAGAAGATGTACTGCGTGCCTTAATATCGATTAAGTCAAACGCTACAGGATACGATGACATAAATCCTAAATTTGTTAAACTGATAGCACCACAAATTCTAAGACCATTAACACATGTCATCAATTTCACCATAACAACTAGCACTTTTCCAAATATTTGGAAATGCTCCAAAGTCATCCCAATAGAAAAGGCCCTTAAAGAGTTTAGACCTATATCCATCCTGCCCTTTTTATCCAAAGTCTTTGAAAAACTAATACATGAACAGATTTATACACATCTACAAAACCGAAAACTTCTTTCAAATTCCCAGTCAGGCTTCAGATCGAATCATAGTTGTCTTACGGCCCTGGTTGACGTCTCCGAATCTTTGCGTTATAGCCTCGACAATAATGAAGTCTCAGTACTTATCTTATTAGATCACTCCAAGGCATTTGATTCAGTGCATTACCCTACATTGTGTCGGAAACTATCCGACATGTTTGCCTTCTCCGATACTGCTACAAGACTGATAGCTTCCTACTTAAAAGATCGCCAACAATTTACTGTACATCAAGGTCAATCTTCATCGTCGCTTCCATTAAAAAGAGGTGTACCTCAAGGCTCTATATTGGGaccactgttatacacaatgtaTTCTAATGATTTGCCGAATGTGATCCAACACT ttctcctatcacAGCATGACTCGCCAtactttgatccattgtaa
- the LOC142224747 gene encoding uncharacterized protein LOC142224747: MSRVNSCEITSKFWIMKSITGFQPDTMISRDGWSIPENIILADPRFDKPQRVDMLIGGGYIFDLLSVGQIRVASDSNFPILQKTMLGWIMVGKLNGSNTFKSYIFHSVVRKFWEMESLPNEQIVTEEQRKCEEVFIKSVRRLPSGRFSVSLPFKSDPNILGSSYETAKRRFLSLERKLSTEGVMREMYHAFINEYIDLGHMSFAESSIPDYPHYFIPHQRVLRPESVQAYRGYVVLSCIYLHPASFPALPA; encoded by the exons ATGTCGAGAGTTAACTCATGTGAAATCACTTCCAAGTTTTGGATAATGAAGTCTATCACAGGTTTCCAACCTGATACTATGATTTCTCGCGATGGTTGGTCTATaccagaaaatataattttagctGACCCACGTTTTGATAAGCCGCAAAGGGTGGATATGTTGATTGGGGGAGGTTATATTTTTGACCTTTTAAGTGTCGGCCAGATACGTGTGGCTTCTGATTCAAACTTTCCAATTTTACAAAAGACCATGTTAGGTTGGATTATGGTAGGAAAGTTGAATGGGTCAAACACGTTCAAATCGTATATTTTCCATTCAGTGGTGCGAAAATTCTGGGAAATGGAATCGCTTCCAAACGAACAAATTGTTACTGAAGAACAAAGAAAATGTGAGGAGGTTTTCATAAAATCGGTTCGCCGACTTCCATCGGGGAGATTTAGCGTCTCATTACCCTTTAAATCGGATCCGAACATTTTGGGTTCGTCATATGAGACTGCTAAACGACGTTTTTTGTCTCTTGAAAGGAAGCTTTCAACTGAAGGTGTAATGAGGGAGATGTATCATGCTTTTATTAATGAATACATAGATCTAGGACACATGTCTTTCGCTGAAAGTTCTATTCCGGACTATCCTCACTATTTCATACCACATCAGCGTGTTTTACGTCCCGAGA gTGTCCAGGCTTATCGCGGTTATGTCGTTTTATCCTGTATTTATTTGCATCCTGCTTCATTTCCTGCATTACCTGCTTAA